GCAAGAAATTGAGACGGTAGTGTCGCAAGGATCGTCGAGCATTGTTGGGAAGCTGTTGACGGATCGAGTGGTGGGGAAGGAGATTGTAAAAATACCTTTGATAAGGGCATGGCACCCCTCTGGATGGGTGAAATTCAAAGACCTTGGACCAAACTTCTTTCTTATAGAGTTCGAACACTCCTGGGACAAATCCAGGATTTTGGAGGGCCGTCCGTGGACTTTAGACGGGCATTTGGTCTCTCTGGTGGATTTTGACGAAATGACGCCCCCTCATTTGATGGAGTTTAAAAAAGCGGCATTCTGGGTGCGAATTTTCAAACTTCCGATCGGATGTATGAGCAAGGCAACTGGATATCGGATTGGTTCTGCTGTTGGGGAAGTGGAGGAGGTCGATGTGAATGAAGATGGTATCGGATGGGGGGAGTATTTGAGGGTACGAATTGTGCTAGACTTAACGAAACCTTTATCCCGGGGGTGGTTTttgaaagtgaaaaataaaactatttgggtcacttttcaatatgaaaagatACCCAAATATTGTTTTCATTGTGGTGTGATCTGCCATGGCAACAAGGGGTGTGCAGCGGCGGGGAAAAAACGTGAATATGGAAATGACAAGGAACCAGAATTCGGTCCGAGTCTGAGGGTTGTGTCTCTTAAGAGAAGATATGGAGGGAATCGATTCTGGGGTCAAGGGGGAGGTGCGATCCGAATGAAGGGGAGAGTAGAAAACAATCGGAGAAAGAACATGATGATGCCGAGAGTGCTTTCAAGAAGCCTAGCGGTGGTCGGAGTAAGGCGGAAAACTTTCAGTCGCCGGCTAGGGAAGTGGGCAGTTTCGGTAGAGGGGATGATTGGCAGAATTTCTCCAAGGAAAGTGCGGATTCGAGTCCTTTGGAAAAGGAAGGATATAACTTCCATGCAGCGTTGAGCAAACAGGCGACAATCAAGGAGAATCAGAAATTACTCCTATGCAAATCAGCCAATGATTTTGGAGATAAAAGGAAAGCTGATGTGGGCTCCTCAGAATCGCCATTAAATGCCAAAGATAATGGGGGATCAAACAATGTTTACATTGGTCAATGGGAGACAATAAAGAAGCGCATGATTTGGGGAATTATGGAGAAAAATCAGGAGGCTCAATACTTGACTGGAGGGACGCATTCATCCACATCAGGTGGGGTTGGGTTCGTGGCTGAGAATGTGGCAGAACACGTGGGAAACAAAACTGTCCAGCCAAATAAACATCTGAGCTTTCTGCATGGTGTTCGACCAGTTGGTGGAAAAGTTCCATTGGGTGAAGATATGGCACCAATAATGGTACCACAGAATGTGGTCCAGgcagggggaaaaaaaagaagcggTGATGATGGTGAGAGAGGTGTTGTTTCTGGGAGGTCCAGTCATCTTCTTATGGGGGGTGGTTCTCCGGCGAGTAATGTAAGGGGGAAGAGAGCTAAGGTTGGGGATGTGGTTTTGAAGAAGGGAAATGATCAAAAGGCAGCGGCTGTGACACAGCCCCGCCAATCGCCATGAGCATAATAAGTTGGAACagccgggggcttgggaacccacGGGCAGTTCGGGACCTTTGCCGGATGTTGAAGGAAAAGAGACCTAAgatggttttccttatggaaaccaagctACATGCATCCCAGTTTGATCGTCTTACAAATAAAGTgggatttgaaaatgtttttgtgGTTGATAGTGTTTGTAGAAGCGAAGGTTTGGCACTATTTTGGAGCAATGAGGTGGATGTGGAAATTCAAAACTTTAGTAGAAGACATATCAATGCGAAGGTACAGTTGGAAAGGTGGAGTCCTCATTGGAAATTCACGGGATTTTATGGACATCCCGATGTCACGAAGAGAAAGGAGGCGTGGAATCTCCTCCGATATCTTCGGCGTATGACTCTAACTCCTCGGCTTTGTGTGGGAGACTTTAATGAGATACTTGAGTTGCCAGAGAAAAATGGCGTGCGTGGACAACCAATGAGGCAAATGGAGGAGTTTAGAGAAGCTTTGGAGTTTTGTAATTTGTGTGATCTCCAATATAATGGACCAAAATTTACGTGGAGCAATAAAAGGGGAGGAGCTGATTTTGTTCAAGAAACATTAGGTAGAGCCACGGCTAATGGGGAGTGGATGGAGATTTTTCAATACATGACAGTGGAGATTTTCGCCGCAAGAAGTTCTGATCATGCTCCTGTCCAGGTTATAGCATGTATTCGACCCCAAAGTTTGGTGAGGCACAGGCCACGTTTCTTCTATGAGGCAGGATGgggaaaaaaagaggagaatcgcaaaactattaaaaaagtatggGTAGCAAAGGTGCAGGCTGGGAATGAATGgcataaattaaagaagaaaattgaagggaGTAAGAAGGAGATACTTTGCTGGAGGaggaaaaataaggagaaaattgaaaatggaGTTGAGCAAAAGACGAAGCAGCTCGTGCTACTCCAACAACGGGAGGGGCCAGAAAATAATGAGGAGATTGGACAGATTCAAAAAGATTTACATGACTTGTTGGAGTCAGAGGAGATGGGGTGGAGACAATGAGCCAAGGAGCATTGGTTAAGATATTGAGACAAGAAGTCGAAGTATTTCCATGCAAGTGTGAAGCAAAGACAAAGAGCCAACTGTATTCATCGCATTATACATGAGAGTGGGGTGGTGTGTGCTACTGTGGAGGAGGTAGTTCAGGGGTTTACCAATTACTTTCATTCCATTTATACAACATCTAATCCACATGGTATTGATGAGGTCATTGCTGGAATTCCACTTACTGTGACAGCTCCCATGAATGCAATTTTGGGGAAGGAGTTTACTAAGGAGGAGATTTGTGCAGCTTTATCTCAAATGGGTCCTCTAAAATCGCCCGGTCCGGATGGCCTACCTGCAGCCTTTTATCAAGAACATTGGGCTTCTATAGGTGATGAGGTATGTAATGGGGTACTACACTTTTTATCATCGGGGGTTTTTGATGAAACTATTAATCATACTTATATTGCACTCATCCCGAAAGTGAAAAATCCTTCAAAGGTATCAGAATTTAGACCTATTAGTCTTtgtaatgttttgtataaaCTTATTTCCAAAACGTTGGCTAATAGGTTGAAAATAATTCTTCAAGATATTATTTCACCTAATCAAAGTGCTTTCGTTCCGGGTAGACTCATATCCGATAATGTAATTGCGGCATACGAGACAATGCATTCTATGTATACTCGGATGTGGGGAAAGGTTGGGTATATGGCTTTAAAGCTGGACATGAGTAAAGCCTATGATAGGGTGGAGTgggtttttttagaaaaagtaaTGAAGAAGATGGGCTTTAATGATAGATGGGTTGGCTTAGTAATGAAATGTATTACAACTGTAAAATATGAAGTGTTGATTAATGGTTCCCCTGAGGGTTGTTTTCAACCTAGTCGTGGTCTCCGACAAGGAGACCCGTTATCcccttatttatttcttttatgtgcaGAAGCGTTGAGTTCCAAGATCCGGTGGATGGAACAAGAAGGCTCTTTCAAAGGGGTTCCTACATCTCCTAAAGGGCCTCGACTAAGTCATTTATTTTTCGCGGACGACAATCTTATTTTCTGTCGGGCCACGATACATGATTGGAGGATATTATCAAAGATTTTAGACTGGTATGAAAAGGTGTCGGGCCAAAagctaaataaagaaaaaacatcaATCTTGTTTAGCAGAAACACAAGCCAGAGGGATCGGAATCAACTTATTCAATTAGCTGGGGTCCCTGCTACTCAAAGATATGACAAATATCTTGGATTGCCGGCATTGGTAGGGAAGTCTCGGGTTCAAGAATTTCAAAGCATCTCGGAGCGGGTTCGTAAAAGGGTCAATGATTGGAAGGTGAAACTCCTGTCTCAAGCAGGAAAGGAGATCCTTTTGAAAGCCGTGATTCAGGCCATTCCTACTTATAGTATGGGAATTTTCTTATTGCCCAAAAGTTTGTGTAAGGAGCTTAATACCATtatgcaaagattttggtggggCCATTTGGAAAATGTCAAGAAAATTCACTGGATGTGTTGGGAGAAAATGGGGAGATCCAAGACACAAGGGGGTATGGGGTTCCGTGATTTACAATGTTTCAACAAAGCCGTGTTAGCCAAACAATGTTGGCGTTTATTTCATTACCCTCAGAGTTTGGCGGCACAGATTGTTAAGGCAAAATATTTCCCAAAGCATTCTTTTTTAGAGGCGAAGTTGGGGAGTTGATCGTCTTTTGCATGGCGGAGCCTACTTTCGGCTAAACCTTTGTTTGAGGAAGGAATGATTTGGAGGATAGGGAACGGGCGAAAAGTGAAGACATGGGGCGATAAATGGATTCCAAGACCGGTGTCTTACAAAATACAGTCTCCTTGTCGGCAATTGGAGCCAAATGCTTTAGTAGCCGAGCTTATTGATAGGAATACAGGTTATTGGAATTATGCTCTTATTCATAGCATCTTTTGGAGAAAGGAAGCTGAATTAATCTGTAGCCTTCCAATAAGCCGTTATGGTCAAAGGGATAAGTTGATATGGAAGGCGACTCCTACAGGGGTGTTTACGGTGCGTAGTGCTTATTATTTGGAGAAGGGGAGGATGGATACTATGGTTGGGGAAGGATCCACTCATTATGGGGTTTCTGAGGTTTGGAAAAAGTTGTGGGCTATGAAGGCACCTAATGCTACAAAAGTATTTATCTGGAGGGCATGTAATAACATTCTCCCTACAAAGGAGAACCTTAAGCGAAGAGGGTTAATCAGAGATGACATGTGCCCCATTTGTACGCTGGAGGTAGAATCTGTTGTTCATGCATTATGGGCGTGTCCAAGTGCCCAAGATGTTTGGGCAGGCAGTAAGAGATGGATTCAGAAGTGCCATAGTGCAGGAGCTAACTTTTTTGAAGTCCTGGAATTTTTGATATTGCGAAGCAGTGACGAAGACATGGCTGTGATAGCAGTAGTGGCCCGAGGAATTTGGTCTCGTCGAAATACTATGGTCCATGGTGGAAAATTTACTCATCCGAACGTCCTTGTAAGAGAAGCGGAGGAGATCGTAGCCCAGTATTGGAACCTTAATGAAAACATGTCGACAGAAATTACTTCTACACCATCTGTCCCAAGACGTTTGCAGTGGAAGGGTCCGGATATAGGTTGGCTCAAAGCCAATTGGGATGTGGCTCTTAATCTGGAGAGACAGCGAATGGGAATTGGGGTGGTTATAAGAGATACTACAGGGAGGGTATATGCGGCCCTTAGTCGTTCAATGGAGGCTTGTCCGGTGCCGGTCATAGCTGAAGCAATGGGGGCACTGCAAGCGTTAGAATTTTACCGGGATCTGGGCATTACAGAATTATTTTTAGAGGGAGATTCTTTACAGGTGACCCAAGCAATTAATTCTATGGATGATCAATGGCTTCGGTTTGGACAGATTATTGGAGATATTCAGGTTGTGCTTTTGCAATTCCATAACTGGAAGGTCGCTCATGTGAAAAGGGAAGCAAATTTTGCAGCCCACGGTCTAGCGAAGGTAGCGGCGCAAGAACCTACGGAGAAAGTATGGGGGGACGAGATCCCTTTGTGTATTTCTGATGTAGTTCTTTTAGAGCAAATTGCTCTAGTTGTTTAGAGTGTTACACTCTAGATTTTTCAAATATGAATGAAAGAAGTctctattcaaaaaaaaaaaaaaaaaacttatatgtAATATTAAATATGCGTAATATTACGTATATGGAGTGCATATATATTTCCAGCATGCATGTTCAGGGCTTGCATCGGCCAGTTCTCTTaatttattagttaattaattgatcaattaattactattataaTTTGCATGCTTGATGTTAATATAGGGCTATAATGCTAGTGCATATCCTGACTATGAAATAAAGCATGGTGTTAGTGTTTATAGAGCTGATAGCTTCAAGCATGCTTGACACATAAATAGTGATGCCTATAGTGTTGTAAAACACAAGCACTAATGCATATTCTTTTCTAGAGGCATATCTTAGCCATATCTTTTTTGGATTCTGATATTTCTCTGGGGACTCACATGCAATCTAGATTATGATCTGCCTGCCACAAAGTCTTAAgccccaatattttttttctcaaagttattAATAATAGAATGAATTAATGTCAACAAAATTGTATGATCATTTACAAGATTacacttgtataaaaaatatacttctcatctagcaaataatgcaaagagtgcttgaaaaaaaaatttatcatcaaatttctgaaaaattttattttttaatttatttaaaattttaaccaattttTAATGTGTAGGATTTGACACGTTGCCATTTGGCAACGTGTTataatgacacgttactatatggtaacgtgttatttataacacgttaccaattttGGCAACGTGTCATtctaacacgttaccatatggtaacgtgttataATGACACGTTATCATAAGATGACGTGGCTATTTAGCATgtcatcttatggtaacgtggcatttctaccacgtcaccatatggtgacgtgtaaaaaatgacacgttaccaaaaatGATAGTAACGTGTTGTAGATTAACACGTTACAATtcagtgacgtggcaaaaaattatgaacagttgccacgtcactaaacccatgattttttgtagtgcaaaaacgcaaaaaaaaaaaaaaaaaaaaaaaaaaaacttcacttccGTAAATCGCCGCTAAAAGCAAATATAGAGAGAAGACAAATAAGAATTATTGTAGAGCTTGAGCATCACCAAATTAACTTACCACtgcataattaaaaattaaaaataaaaaaatagaagagttGGAGGGGTCTTACCAATCCCTCCTCTAATTGGTTCTCTAGTGTCTTAAAACGTTTTATTCTTGTATAGTTTCATAGTTAGGTACCTAGCTAGGTTAGAAGTCGATGAAAAGTAGTCCCATTTTATTTCCAAggcattaaaaagaaaaaaagaggagacCAAGAAAAAAGTTACATACTTGATATTGAAATGAGAAAATGGTATAAGCTAGCCTTGACAGCTTTGCCTTCAGGACCACATTGCTCAACGATATCTGTTCATAGAAAAACAGACCTCACAACGACTTTTTGGAACACATACAactcttaagaaattatttgcttATTTGCTGAacgggcaatttttttttttttttttcctttataattgttaattgaaataaatttgaaaacaatttttaagtattttgttaatgttttatattttgagttttatttattaatgctttaattaagatttaagctaattaattaattcaatcaTTTCGCTTTCGGAGGGATCTTCATGGTGTTTTCGTAAAagggaaaataataataataataataatctctcTTCTCTGAAACGCATGCCACGTGTACAGGTACACAAAAACGACAGCGTACACGTAAACGAAAGCTGGTGATGTTGATTTTTGTGACGCACGCATGTATCCAATCGATGGCGACGTAATAAGATTATGAAACTTCGTTGGTGCCGCCCAAATACTTTATGGTTGCCTTGATTTGGCGGTCATCATAAACGAAGACTTCTGATTTCTGAAACACCTTCATTTACATGCAGACGAATTCCAtggcagaaaaaagaaaaaaaataaaataaaattctcccaCCACGTACCCAAACTGCCCACTTGAAAAGCTTGCATTTAATCATCTTTAATTGAACGTTGCACATTAAATTTCAACTGGTGCGAAGGACATGCATGTCTCAAAGTTCTAATTCCGCCGAATTTTCGTAAGCAGTAAATGGAGAGGACCATTGGGGGCTGTTTGATGTTGGACCGAAATTGTCTAGAGGCTTGAAACAGTAACAAAGTTGATTCACGTGGACtaaagtaagaatgtttagtaaaataaaaaaaaatatatatattttgttgtaatttttttatttaaataataataaaaaatgattgatgtaatgtaaaaaataaaaatgttatgatCGAGTTAAAAAACGAGCACTAAAATCTAGAATGTCAATTTCAAATAATCGAGTTATGCTCCATTGTGATGTAATCCCGCTGGCGATGACCTTGACCTTCAATAAAACGAGCATTAAAAGCTagaatatcaatttcaaattgatTGGAGAAACAGAGTATTTTCTTAAACAAATTATCTCAATTTTCatctctcaacttttggatAAATGTTTTTGCATTAGTTTGCATAGCATTCAAGATATCTTGAGATTTTTGCTACAAatgttggcaaaaaaaaaatcaataataccTATGGTTTTCCTttataaaatgtaaaatgaatatgaattaaaatgaaGTAATCATTTTATAAGTAGGGTTAGAATCCCCACCTTCAGAGTAAgtgaatcaattttttataatattttcaagCACATATATAACAAGTAgcaccaaacattcttattatatttcaaaaatgaaaaccgAGACAACGAGAATCATTGGCTTGTTTCACATAGTTATTTTGCTTAGCTCCCATTTTAGTTTGAAGTTTATCAATAACTAGTAAACAAGTTTTGAATCAGGATCTCTAATAGCATGTTATTGAGATGTTAAATATCAAAACAATCAATTGACTTCTAAAGTTTCCTTCTTTGCTACCTTatcaatatattaaaatttgttcCTCAAAATGTCAAAACAACATTTAATAGCATTATTATTACTGGGTCGTTAAAGAAGAGCTTCCGTATTATAAATTTATGGTATGAAAGGAATGTACATTGGTTCTATACGAAAATGTACGTACAATCAAATAGAAAGTACAAAACGACTTCAAAAAGTCGCTCTCGTGCACATCAGTCATCAGCACTGAAAGATGCGAACGGCATACAAGTGGCAGCGAACGGCATATAAGTGGCGGCGAACGGCATATACAGCTCCAAATAATCGGGAAAAAAAATGCCGACCAAAACGAAAAAATCGCCGTGTAACAGTGTAAGTTTCTATGGTCTAAACAGTGAACGCCGCCGATGAGACGAGGACGACGAAGAGGAAGGGCTACTAACCGACTCAGTTGTCCCAAAGAACAAGTCCGATAGGTGATTACCCACATCTTCTGGGGCAAATCTGACATATGACCCCACattcctctctcctctcacggTTAGCCTATGCTTCTCGTAAAAATCCTTGTAAACCGGCACGAGCTTTCTCGCTAGGGACACCTTGATTTCGTCTCGGAGTTTCGGGTCCGATACGACGAACGTTCTATGCTTCTGACACGCGTCCTCGAAGCTCGAATTGAATTTTCTGAAGATCTCCTTTGCTTCCGCCGGCGAAATAACGGCCGTTGGATTCTCCGGCAGTGACGCCGCCACCTTGGCGCACGCTAACCGCTCGTAATTCGTCGCGAATTGTCTCGCTTTCGCTTCGTGCCGCGTGATCCATTCGTCGCCGAGAAGGTACTGCAGATTCGAGGTACGGACCTTGGTGACCACGTGTTGAAGATTGTTGGTTAGGAATATGTATGAGAGAGATACGTCTTTGTAATGCTCGGCTTTGCCGTCAAGCTTACACAGAAGCACGAGGATTAGCCAAGCCATGCGCAATGAAATCGCCGGTGCCTGAGAGTCATCGGACTGTGGACTATCGAAGTAAGATTCCGGAAGCGACGATCTCGGCGGCGGAGGCCACTCTGCGAAAATATCTTCAAGGATGTGGCTGTAATCGGCGAGGTTCGAGAGGTAGTTCATCACGTCGAGCGTCAGCGGGTGAACCCCGCCGCCACGGACTAGCGACTTGGAGTGCGAGTGCTTCTGGATCGTTGACTCGAAATCCGATACCATTGCGCGCACCGACTCGGTGATCCGGATCAGCGATGCGAGGGCTTGGGATCGGACGGTGGCGGTGGATTCGAGCGCGAAGATGGACTCGATCTCCGGCCAGTTAATGGCGGTGTACATGTCGAGCACGCGGAATATTTTCTCGGGAGATTTGGGAGATTTGCTTTTGGCAACGGCTTCGGGGAATCCGAACAGACGAATAGCGCCTTCTTTGGAGATCTCGGCGAAGCAAGACTCTCTGATGGAGTCAGAGCCAGCGAAGACGTGGTCGCAGAGAATTCTCTCCCCGTGTAAGAGCGTTTTCAGGGAGATTTTCACTGCGCTCAACCAGCTCGTGATTTTCATCTCCAGCGTTTCCCAGTTCATCTTGTTGATCTGCGAGGAGCTCAGTTTCTCCACGCCGAGACGGTAAATGCCTTCGTCAACTATCGATTTTCTGATGATTTTGTATATACTCAAGCACTCTTTGGCATAGCCGGCGGAGATCATGCATTCGGCTATGGATCTCAAGTCCGCCATGGCAATGGAGGATACCTCCTCCACCTCGTCGATGGCATCACCGGCGGTGCGCACGTCTTCGTCGTCCCCATAATCGGAAATGCTTGATCTCGCGGAGGTGCGTGAGGATCTTGCGGAGACGGATTCCGGGTCCAGGTAGGCGCGGTTCATGGAGAGGATTTGGTAGAACTCCTTCTGGAGTCTCTTCATGGCGATCTGCATCAGGTTCTGGGCGTGGACGAGCCTGTCCGACGTGGAGTTCCCTGGGACCAAGGCGTGCATGGCTTTCTGGAGGTCGTTCACGCACTTGATGAACTCCATGGCCTCCGCTTTGCTCTCGTAGAAAAGCGACGTGACTTTGGCGTACGTGGAGCTCTCCGGGTCCCATTTCGTCACCAACGCCGCGGCGGCCTCAATGCTCCGCTCGGTCATGGAGTCCGAGAAGGTGCGGCTAGGGGTTGAGACGGAGGAGGGTCTTGCTGGTGAGGAGTGGGGAGAGACCGAGAACGACGGCGCTCTTGAGTGAAAGCAGATGCTCCTCATACCCTTCCTTGGAGTTTCTGAACTCTGGAGCTTAGAATAAGCTCTGTTCTGTGTTTATCTCTCAGGAAAAAGATAGCTAATAAGCGTTTCAGATGGCGGGCGGTCGATATTCTTCGCCCTGTCTGATTGTTTGGGTGTTTCTAGACATGGACTATGAGGGGGGGTATATATAGACGAATGAACGACACCGTTGCCAAAAGAAATACAAATGGTGAAGCTTCTGTTTTGAAAAGAGCAATTTGCAGAACACATGTGGATTGACTTTTTTATCACTCAAGACTTTGCAGTCGCATAGACCCACGTAAGCTGTATTTAATCCAATTCTGGCGGTATCactaaaatcattttcttttttttgcttattttggtGAGATAATGTAAACAAAATGACGTAAATGTCTACTTTTTAatctcactactttaacaaaattAAGTATTCAGGTGGACAATAttaaccaaatttaaaaattattattcactcacctattgattaaacaactcatttttctcTAAGAACAATTaaatttggtgagtaaaatttggtgaaactgctaggaatgctctaaAAGCATCTCCAAAATACCCAAATATCTAATAATAGTACTCAAATCCGActattatggtttttttttttttttctagcagaatagataatttaattttttttttatctagtGTGAACAATAAATAGACTGAGTAGCCTATTTACTATTCAcactaaaaattttatttagtatttgtcatctctcattttctttcttttactctctcctcctttttcttAGCACTATTTCTTacagtaaataatattttttaaaaaaataatataatgcaaaatttgttggagttcaaaggaaaaaaattataattaaagtaaaaaattatattttttcaataactaCTTTGCCTATTTCTACCGAGATCCTATAAGACGATAGCTTGTAGTTTTAATATTGGTATAATGTAGAGTCAAAAACCCAATTAACAATTGTTTTTAAGAATTAATAAGACCCACTTTGTTGGCATGTAATGGCAGTAATGCATCGGCGACAAACAGACAAGAGGtctcttttcttatttatttattattattttatttattaaaagaccCACCACCTGCAGCTAGCGTTATACTTTGCCCCAGTTTCTTTTTatggtgtattttttttatggatgtCTTGCTGGACGTGGTTATCTACTTAATTATCTCATTATCAACGGTGTTATATGcgcttagaaaataaaaatgttacacttatttttatttttttacataatttttatatttgtaagtgttttttaaaattataatcggatatgaaatgaatttttattagattttgatttaataaccattttaaaaattacatatgaATGTAAAAACattatgtaaaaaataaaagtaaatgtaGCATTCCTCATATTTTTCCTCTCCTTATGTAaaaaagtgtagcatttcttgttgaacaatttttaaaaaatgtcattttggtaTATTTGGCAAAGCTTATTATCAAATGTctacctcaatttttttttaaaaaaaaaaaaaacgaataggAGCTGTCTTCGAAcctgtttgagattatgttaaagagtttaaaaaaatactttgtAGTAATttcaaagcatttttttttaactttttttactttaaaaatggtcaaaaactatttttaagaaaatctcaaaaaaaaaaactttttatacaaaactatttttatctttaaaaatcCTATTTCTCAACACAATTGATTGAGATAGTCCAAATATCCTAAAAACTCTACTACCTAGAAGGGAGGGGGGGAGGGATTGGCTTGCAGCCAAGTCCTCGATCTCTAGTGTCTCCATCGTAGAAGGGTGGCCACCCACCACCCTCTCTCTTGTCTCGCCCTACAAAGAGAAGAGACTAAATTAAAGGGTGTTTGCGATCCACCCCTCTCCCGCTTGTTTGGTTGGCTTACGTGGCTAGAAGATATTGGCAGTGACTTTAACGTATATATGCTTACATGttatggttttttgttttttttttttttttttgagaattcaAGTTTAACACTGTTTGACTAAGGTTGCCGCAAGTTGCTTCCATCCCAATTTTAGATGTGAACCGGGTAAATCAATAACCAAATACATGC
Above is a genomic segment from Corylus avellana chromosome ca9, CavTom2PMs-1.0 containing:
- the LOC132162405 gene encoding exocyst complex component EXO70H1-like encodes the protein TQNRAYSKLQSSETPRKGMRSICFHSRAPSFSVSPHSSPARPSSVSTPSRTFSDSMTERSIEAAAALVTKWDPESSTYAKVTSLFYESKAEAMEFIKCVNDLQKAMHALVPGNSTSDRLVHAQNLMQIAMKRLQKEFYQILSMNRAYLDPESVSARSSRTSARSSISDYGDDEDVRTAGDAIDEVEEVSSIAMADLRSIAECMISAGYAKECLSIYKIIRKSIVDEGIYRLGVEKLSSSQINKMNWETLEMKITSWLSAVKISLKTLLHGERILCDHVFAGSDSIRESCFAEISKEGAIRLFGFPEAVAKSKSPKSPEKIFRVLDMYTAINWPEIESIFALESTATVRSQALASLIRITESVRAMVSDFESTIQKHSHSKSLVRGGGVHPLTLDVMNYLSNLADYSHILEDIFAEWPPPPRSSLPESYFDSPQSDDSQAPAISLRMAWLILVLLCKLDGKAEHYKDVSLSYIFLTNNLQHVVTKVRTSNLQYLLGDEWITRHEAKARQFATNYERLACAKVAASLPENPTAVISPAEAKEIFRKFNSSFEDACQKHRTFVVSDPKLRDEIKVSLARKLVPVYKDFYEKHRLTVRGERNVGSYVRFAPEDVGNHLSDLFFGTTESVSSPSSSSSSSHRRRSLFRP